The segment GCCCCGCGGCCGCGCCCGAGGCCCCGGCCCCGGAACCCGACCCGACCGCCGCCCCGGGCGAAATCCCGGATTAGACCGCAAGTCAAGGACGTTTCATGCCGTTTGACCGCCGTCTGGTTTTTTCCGTCAACTGGCCCCTGCTGGGGCTGACCGCCCTGTTGTTCGGGGTCGGGGTGCTCAACCTCTACTCGGCCAGCGGCTTCCGCATGGGCGACGAACTGTCCCTGCAGCCCTATTACAACAAGCAGCTCATCTGGGGCCTGGGCGGGCTGTGCTGCATGCTGGCCATGGTGCTTTTCGACTACAAGCACCTGGCCACCATCGCCTGGCCCCTGGCCATTTTCGTGGCCGTGCTGCTGGTTATGGTGCTCGTTTTCGGCAAGACCGTGTCCGGGGCCAAACGCTGGCTGCCCATCGGCGGCTACGCCTTCCAGCCGAGCGAGCTGGCCAAGATCGCCATGCTTCTTCTGGCCGCCAAGATCCTCTCCAAACGCTCGGAGCGCATGGGCTGGATCGATCTGGCCGGCATTCTGGCCGTTTCGCTGCCCATGGCCGGGCTCATCATCGTCGAGCCGGACCTTGGCACCGGGCTCAACGTGCTCCTTTTGGTGTGCGGCCTGATCCTCTACCGGGGGCTCACCGGGCCCGTCTTCAAGACCCTGGCCATCGCCGGGCCGATCCTCATCCCCTGCGGCTGGTTTTTCCTCAAGCCGTACCAGAAGGGGCGCATCCTGACGCTCTTCGACCCCCAGCGCGATCCGCTCGGCGCGGGCTACCACATCATCCAGTCCCAGATCGCCATCGGTTCGGGCCAGATGTGGGGCAAGGGCTTTTTGGAGGGCACGCAAAGCCAGCTGCGCTACCTGCCGGAAAAGCACACCGACTTCGCCGTGGCGGTCTTCGCCGAGGAGTGGGGCTTTATCGGGGCCATCGCCCTGCTGACGCTTTTCTGCCTGTTTCTGCTGCAATTCTACGTCACGGCCAGGAACGCCAAGGACCGTTTCGGCAGCTATCTGGCGGCCGGGGTCTTCTTCTATTTCTTCTGGCAAATCCTCATCAATATGGGTATGGTGCTCGGCATCATGCCGGTCGTTGGCATCCCCTTGCCGTTTATCAGCTACGGGGGGAGCGCCACCATCGTGAACTTCACCCTCGTGGGCATCGTCGTCAACGTCTCCATGCGGCGCTTTCTGTTCAAGAAAGGCTAGCGACGGAGACCTTGCGACGCGCGGGGGTGGTCCGTCGCGCCGGCAGCCGGAGGACCACCGTGGGCAAGCACGACATCAACGCCTTTTTGGGGGCCGGAACGTCCTTTGTCGGGCGGCTGGCCTTTGAGGGCGTGGTGCGCATCGACGGGGCGTTCGAGGGCGAAATCGTCTCGTCCGGAACCCTTATCGTGGGCAAGGGCGCGCGGGTCGCCGGCCGGGTCGAGGTCGGACGGCTGGTGTGCGGCGGCGAGGTCGCGGCCGAGGTCACGGCCACGGTGCTGGTGGCCGTGCACGCCACCGGGCGCATGGCCGGGACGGTGCGCACGCCGGCCATGTCCCTCGAGGAAGGGGGACGCATCGAGGGCGAGGTGGCCATGGGCGAGGCGAACGATATTCGCCCGGATCAGGGAAACGGACCGGCGGCGCTGTGCGGCGACGAAGTCGCGCCGCAGGGGGTATGAGGCTGGCATAACAGGCGTTGTGCGGCTTTTCCGTCGTATCGCGGTTTCCCTTTTTGGCAAAAAGGGCTGGACAGGCCGGCCTAAATCCGCTACTGCCGCTTGCTGACTTTGCAAAAATTTTCACAACCTCCCGGAGGGTGCCGATGATTGACCTAAACGCAACGTTTTTCGTCCAATTCGTCAATTTTCTGCTCATCCTGATCCTGCTTAACGTCATCCTCATCGGGCCCATCCGTCGCATGCTCAAAAAGCGTGCGGCATTCATCGCCTCCCAGGTGGACGGCATCGACTCCTTCACCGCCTCCGCCGACACCAAGCTCAAGGACTACGAGGCCGCCCTCGACGCGGCGCGCCAGGCCGCCACGGCCGAGCGCGTGGCCATGAAGGAAGAAGGCCTGTCCAAGGAAAAAGATCTGCTCGACGCCGCCGCGGCCGATGCCGCCGCGACGATGAAGGCGGCACGGGGCGACATCGCCGCGCAGACCGAAGCGGCCCAGAAGGCGCTTTCGGCCAAGATATCCGGACTGGCTTCCAAGGCTGTTGCCAAGGTGCTCGCGGCCTAGGTTTCGGGGGGTTCACGTGGATTTCTCAAGGAAAGGGAGGGTTCAATTGAAAAAGCTCCACCTCATCGCCGCCGCTGTCCTGGTGCTCGGCGTGGCCGCCGTGGCCTACGCCTCCGGGGAGGCCGCGCACGGCGCGGAAGCGGCGCATCACGGGCTTAACTGGAAGGATTTCCTGTTTCGCGTGGTCAACTTCGTGCTGGTCTTCGGCGTGATCGCCAAGCTGGCCGGCAAGAAGATCGTGGGTTTCTTCCGCGGCCGCACGCAGCAGATTGAAAACCAGCTGTCCGACCTTGACGCGCGCAAGGCCGACGCCGCCAAGCGTCTGGCCGACATCGAGGCCTCGATCAGCAACCTGGCCGCCGAGAAGGCCGCCATCGAGCAGGAGTATCGCCGTCAGGGCGAGGCGTTGCGCGACTCCATCGTTGCCGCCGCCGAGGCCAAGGCCGTCCAGATCAAGGCTCAGGCCGCCACCGCCGCCGAAGCCGAGGCCAGGGTGGCCGTGCAGCAGATCCGGGCCGAGCTGGCCGAGTCCGTGGTGTCCGCCGCGGCCGCCATGCTGGAAAAGAAGCTCTCGGCCAAGGACCAGGAAAAGCTTGTGGATGAATACTTAACAAAGGTGGTGTTCAATTGACCGGCAACATCGTCGCGCGCCGTTACGCCAAGGCGCTCTTCGCGCTGGCCAAGAAAGCCGGCAAGAAGGCCCCGGCGGAGTACGGCAAGGACCTGGAGGCCTTTGCCGCCATCCTTGAGGCGTCTCCGGACCTGCTTAAGGTCTTCGCCAATCCCGTCATCGCCGCCGAGGACAAGAAGGCGGTGCTGGCCGGCGTGGTGGGCAAGCTTGGCCTTAAGCCCAATGTCGTCAACTTCCTTTCGCTTCTGGCCGACAAGGAGCGCCTGCCCATCATCCTGGAAGTGGCCGCCTACTACCGGTCGCTTTTGGACGAGACGGAAGGGGTGCTGCGCGGTGAGCTCGTCACCGCCTACGCCCTGGCCGACACCCGGCAGGACCAGATCAAGACCAAACTCGAAAAGCAATCCGGCAAAAAGCTGGTGCTGTCCTTCGCCGTCGATCCCGCCATCCTCGGCGGCGTGCTCCTCAAGGTCGGCGACAAGGTGTTGGACGCGAGCCTTCGCGCCCAACTTGAAATATTGAAAGAACAAATCAAGAGGGGTGAGTAGGGCCATGCAAATCAAAGCGGAAGAGATCAGCCAGATCATCGAACAGCAGATCCAAAACTACGAGTCTCGCGTGGAAATGAGCGAGACCGGCACGGTGCTGTCCGTCGGCGACCAGATCGCCCGCGTCTATGGCGTGAAAAACGCCATGGCCATGGAGCTGCTGGAGTTTCCGGGCGGCGTCATGGGTCTGGTGCTCAACCTGGAAGAGGACAACGTCGGTGTGGCCCTTCTCGGTGAGGACACCCACATCAAAGAGGGCGACCCGGTCAAGCGCACGGGCAAGATCTTCTCGGTGCCCGTCGGCGAAGCCGTCGCCGGCCGCGTCATCGACCCCCTGGGCAACCCCATCGATGGTCTCGGACCCATCGATGCCAAGGAAACCCGCGAGGTCGAAATCAAGGCTCCCGGCATCATCGCCCGTAAGTCGGTCCACCAGCCCATGTACACGGGGCTCAAGGCCATCGACGCCATGACGCCCATCGGCCGCGGTCAGCGCGAGCTGATCATCGGCGACCGTCAGACCGGCAAGACCGCCGTCTGCCTCGACGCCATCCTGGCCCAGAAGGGACAGGGCGTGTACTGCTTCTACGTCGCCATCGGCCAGAAGAAGTCCACCGTCGCCCTGGTCGCCGAGACCCTGCGCCGCTACGGGGCCATGGAATACACCACCATCATTTCGGCCACCGCTTCCGAGCCGGCCTCGCTGCAGTACATCGCCGCCTACTCCGGCTGCACCATGGCCGAGTATCACCGCGACAGCAGCCGCCACGCCCTCATCATTTACGACGATCTTTCCAAGCAGGCCGTGGCCTATCGCCAGATGTCCCTGCTGCTCCGCCGTCCTCCCGGACGTGAGGCCTACCCGGGCGACGTCTTCTACCTGCACTCCCGTCTGCTGGAGCGCGCCGCCAAGCTGTCCGACAAGCTCGGCGCCGGGTCGCTGACCGCCCTGCCCATCATCGAAACCCAGGCGGGCGACGTGTCGGCCTACATCCCGACCAACGTCATCTCCATCACCGACGGACAGGTCTACCTCGAGCCGAACCTGTTCAACGCCGGCATCCGCCCGGCCATCAACGTCGGTCTGTCCGTCTCCCGCGTCGGCGGCGCCGCCCAGGTCAAGGCCATGAAGCAGGTCGCCGGCACGTTGCGCCTCGACCTCGCCCAGTACCGCGAGCTGGCCGCCTTCGCCCAGTTCGGTTCCGACCTGGACAAGGCCACGCAGCTCAAGCTCAACCGTGGCGTGCGCATGGTCGAACTCCTCAAGCAGCCCCAGTACAAGCCCATGGCCGTTGAAGAGCAGGTCATCTCCCTGTTCGCCGGCACCCGTGGCTTCATGGACGACGTCCCGGTCGAGGCCGTGGGCAAGTTCGAGATCGCCATGCAGGAGTACTTCCACAACGCCAAGAGCGACATCCTGGCCGAGATCCGCGAGAAGGAAAAACTTGACGACGGGCTGATCGCCAAGCTCGGCGCGGCGATCGAAGAGTTCAAGAAGGGCTTCAAGGCCTAGCCGGCGCGTTGATCGAAAACAGAAGCTTGTTTTTGTCAACGTCACGACAGGCCTAAAGGGGGAGCCATGCCTGCGCTCAAAGACGTCAAGGTTAAGATAACTGCGGTCAAAAAGACCAAGCAGATCACCAAGGCCATGAACATGGTGGCCTCGGCCAAGCTGCGAAGCGCCCAGGCGCGCATCGAGCGGTTTCGCCCCTACGCCGACAAGTTTTACGAAATGCTCGGCGAACTGGCCAAGGGGGCCGATCCCTCGGTGCATCCGCTGCTCGAAGCCCGCGAGGAAGTGAAGACCGTGCTTTTGCTCGTCGTCACTTCGGATCGCGGCCTGTGCGGCGCCTTCAACCATAACATCACTTCGGCGGCGCTCAAGCTCGCCAGGGCCAAGGCCGCCGAAGGCAAGACGGTCAAGATCATGTGCGTCGGCCGCAAGGGGCGCGACACCTTCCGGCATACGGAGTTCGAGACCGTCGCCGCCTACGTCAACGAGATGAGTTCCTTCGACTTCACCCTGGCCTCGCGCATCGGCGCCGAGGTCATCGGCGGCTACGTCGGCGGAACCTACGACGAAGTGATCATGGCCTTCGGCAAGTTCGTAAGCCTTGCCCGGCAGGAAACCACCCTGCTGCCGGTTTTGCCCCTGTCCCCGGCCGAGGCCGGCGAAGAGGCGGCGGAGCCGGCCGGGCCCAAGGCCGAGTACATCTACGAACCGTCGGTGGAGGGCCTGCTTGCCGAACTCCTGCCCCGGTTCATCAATGTCCAGATCTACCGCGGCCTGCTCGATACTTCCGCCAGCGAGCACGCTGCCCGCATGCGGTCCATGGACAACGCCACCAGGAACTGCGACGACCTCGTCAGCTCGCTGACCCTGGTCTACAACAAGGCCCGGCAGGCGGCCATCACCAAGGAACTGATGGACATCGTCGGCGGTTCCGAAGCACTCAAGGGATAACCAAGGGGGCACCATACAATGAGCGCGACAAGCGGAAATGTCGGAAAAATCGTTCAGGTCATCGGCGCCGTTCTCGACGTCGAATTTCCTGAGGGCAAACTGCCGAGCATTTTGAATGCTCTGGAAATCAAAAACCCAAACAACCCCCATGCCGAAGACCTCGTGGTCGAAGTGGCCCAGCATCTCGGCGACAACGTCGTGCGCTGCATCGCCATGGACTCCACCGACGGTCTGGTGCGCGGCATGGAAGCCAAGGACACCGGCGCTCCCATCAGCGTCCCGGTCGGCAACGGCACCCTTGGCCGCATCCTGAACGTCGTCGGTCGTCCGGTGGACGAAATGGGCCCGATCGAGGCGACCGCCTCCCTGCCCATTCACCGTCCGGCTCCGCCCTTCGTGGACCAGTCCACGAGCATCGAACTGCTCGAAACCGGCATCAAGGTCGTCGACCTGCTGATCCCCTTCCCCAAGGGCGGCAAGATGGGCCTGTTCGGCGGCGCCGGCGTCGGCAAGACGGTTATTCTCATGGAGCTGATCAACAACATCGCCAAGCACCACGGCGGCCTCTCGGTCTTCGCGGGCGTCGGCGAGCGCACCCGTGAGGGCAACGACCTCTACAACGAGTTCAAGGAAGCCGATATTCTGGGCAAAGCTTGCCTTGTTTACGGCCAGATGAATGAGCCCCCCGGAGCCCGTTCGCGCGTCGCCCTGACCGGCCTGACCTGCGCGGAGTACTTCCGCGACGAGGAAGGCCAGGACGTGCTGCTGTTCATCGATAACATCTTCCGGTTCACCCAGGCCGGTTCCGAGGTGTCCGCGCTTCTCGGCCGTATGCCTTCCGCGGTCGGCTACCAGCCGACGCTCGGCACCGACCTCGGCGCCCTGCAGGAACGCATCACCTCCACCAAGAAGGGTTCCATCACCTCGGTGCAGGCCGTTTACGTGCCCGCAGACGACTTGACCGACCCCGCGCCGGCCACGACGTTCTCGCACCTTGACGGCACGCTGGTCCTCTCGCGTCAGATCGCCGAGCTCGGCATCTACCCCGCGGTGGACCCGCTCGACTCCACGTCGCGCATCCTGGACCCGCAGGTCCTTGGCGCGGATCACTACGGCACGGCCCGAGAAGTCCAGCAGATCCTGCAGAAGTACAAGGACCTTCAGGACATCATCGCCATCCTGGGCATGGACGAGCTCTCCGACGAGGACAAGCTCACCGTGTCCCGGGCCCGTAAGATCCAGCGTTTCCTGTCGCAGCCGTTCTTCGTTGCCGCCCAGTTCACCGGCAAGGAAGGCCGCTACGTGAAGCTCGAGGACACCGTCAAGGGCTTCAAGGAAATCATCGAGGGCAAGCACGACGAGATCCCCGAGGGTGCCTTCTACATGGTCGGCGACATCAACGAGGCCGTTGAAAAGGCCACGAAGGGTTAAACGTCATGGCCCAACTTCTCCTTGAAATCGTCACTCCGGACAAGCTCGTCTTGTCCCAGGACGTGGAGTATGTGGGCGCGCCGGGTCTGCTTGGCGAATTCGGCGTTATGGCCAACCACATCCCGTTTCTGTCCGCCCTTGGCATCGGTAGCCTGATGTACAAGGCCGGCGGGAAGGCTCACTACATCTTCGTTTCCGGCGGCTTTGCCGAGGTTTCGGGGAACAAGGTGACCGTCCTTGCCGAGGTGGCCGAGCGCCCCGAGGACATCGATGTGGAACGCGCGCGCAGAGCCCAGGAACGGGCCAAGCAGCGCCTGGAACGTGAACGCGAGAAGGTCGACTTCGCCCGGGCCCAGGCCGCCATGCAGCGTGCCTTCTACCGGATGAAGGTGCGGGAGACCGCCGGCTCCTTGGCGTCCACGGCCCACTAGTCGCAGACGCGAAACGACATGTAACACGGGCGCGGCCATTTGGTTGCGCCCGTTTTTTTTGCCCTCGCCTCGCCGCTTTTGTCCGGGTGCGTTTCCTGGTAGATTGGCGCCCGTCGGGGGGAAAGGGGAAGGTATGGCGAAATCGCTCTTGCTCGAAATCGTGACGCCGGACCGGCTGGTGCTGCGGCTTGACGTTGCATCCGTGACCGGGGCCGGCACGGCGGGCGCGTTTACCGCGTTGCCCCTGCATATTCCGTTTCTCACGTCCTTGACGGTCGGCTACCTGTCCTACCGCGTTGCCGGGGTGGTGAACTCCGTTTTCGTCTCCGGCGGCTTTGCCGATGTCACGTTTGACAAAGTCCTCGTTTTGGCCGAAGCGGCCGAACTGCCCGAGGAAATCGACGTGGACCGCGCCAGGAAGGCCCGGGAACGCGCTGCGGCCCGCCTCGCCGTCGAACAGCGGGAAGACATAGATTATGCCCGGGCCAAATCGGCCCTGCAGCGGGCGATCTTGCGCATCAGGCTGCACGAGCTCGGCAAGAGCGGCCTGGGACCACGCACGGGCGCCTAGCGTCGCCGGCCGCGAGCGGCCTGTTTTCGCCCGTGCCTTCCGGCGCGGCGCGTACATTTTTGCCTGACGGCGTTTGGAGATACGCATGAACGAGCGCATTGGCGCGTTGATTCTGGCGGCGGGAAAGGGGACGCGCATGAAAAGCGACGCCCCGAAAGTGCTCAAGACCCTGCTTGGCGAGCCCATGCTTTGGTATGGCGAGCGGGCCATGGCCGCCCTTTTGGGCGAGCGGGTGCTGACCGTCATCGGGCACCGCGCCGAAGCGGTCGAGGCCGCGTTTCCCGACCTCGCCGGCCGGTTCGTGCTCCAGGCCGAGCAGCTCGGCACCGGCCATGCCCTGTCCGTGGCTATGCCGCGCCTTGTGGACGAAGGCTACACGCATGTGCTGGTGGCCAACGGCGACGCGCCGCTGGTGACGGCCGAAAGCCTGGGCGCGTTTATCAAGGAAGCGCTCGACGCGGCGGCGGATGTCGCCTTCGTGTCCATTGAACTGCCCGATCCCGGCGCGTACGGCCGGGTGGTGCGCCAGGGCGGGGGCGTGCGCATCGTCGAGGCCAAGGATTACGATACGTCGCGTGACGGCCCGGCCACGGGCGAAATCAACGCCGGCGTGTATTTGCTGCGGCTGGAGGCGATCGCGCCGCTTCTGGCCAAATTGCGTAACGACAACAAAAACGGCGAATATTACATCACCGATCTGGTGGCGCTCGGCGCGGAAGCGGGGCTTGCCGTCCTGGCCGTCAACCGGGGCGACGATCCGGCCTATCTCGGCATCAACAGCCCCCGCGAACTGGTCGCAGCCGAGGAGGCGCTGCGCCGCCGCATCGTCGACGCCCATCTCGACGCCGGCGTGGTCGTCCGGGCGGCGGAGGCGGTGCGCATCGGCCCGCGCGTGACCATCGCCCCCGGCGTGGAACTGTGCGGCCCGCTGGAGCTTTACGGCGACACCAGCCTCGCGGCCGGGGTCACGGTCTGGTCACACTGCGTCCTCGCCCGCGCCGCAATCGGCGAAAACGTCACCTTGCATTCTTTTTGCCACTTGCAGGACGCGCGCGTGGCGGCCGGCTGCCAGGTCGGTCCCTATGCCCGGCTGCGCCCCGGAGCGCGGCTTCTGGAAGGGGCCAAAATCGGCAATTTCGTGGAAATGAAGAAATCGACCCTGGGGCCGGGCGCCAAGGCCAGCCATCTCACCTACCTGGGCGACGCCGACGTCGGGGCCGAAGCCAATATCGGGGCCGGCACCATCACCTGCAATTACGACGGCGTCAACAAACACAAAACCGTCATCGGGGCCCATGCCTTCATCGGCTCCAACAGCGCCCTGGTCGCGCCCGTGACCATCGGCGACGGGGCCCTTGTCGGGGCCGGTTCCGTGATTACTTCCAATGTGCCGGACGGGGCTTTGGCCCTGGGGCGCGGCAGGCAAGTGACAAAGCCGCGCAAATAAGATGACGGCTTGATTTTGGGACTGTTCGGGCGTAGATGGAAGCCATGGACATTTTCGATACGCTTGAGCAACGCGTGGAAGAGCTTGTGGCCCTCAAGAAGGCCTTGGAAGAAGAGAACGCGACGCTTCGGGCCGAGGTGGCCAGGCTTTCCGAAGAAAAGAAGGCCGTGGCCGAAAGGATCGACGGACTCCTGGCCAAGCTCCAGGTCGAACTGGAGCCGTAACCTCCCGATCGACGTCATATCAGCCGGGACGGCTGCGGGGTGTCGATGCCCAGTTATAATGTGTCCATTTTGGGCTTTGAGCTGTCTTTCAAGACGGACGCGCGCGAGCGGCGCGTCGAATCCGCCAGGGAACTGGTGGAGCAACGCTGCAACAACATGTTGAAGGCGGGCGGGAAAACTCTCGGTAAGGAGAAATTGCTGGCCTATGTCGCCTTGGGTCTGGCCGACGATGTGCTCATGTCTAACCAGCGGCTGACCGACCTCGAAACCCGGGTCGGGGCGCTGCTGACCAAGATAGATTGATTGCCGCCGTGTGGCGGCTGTTGGAAAGTTCCCTGGAGTGTGCGTGATTGTTGATTTATTTTTGAGCCGATACTCAAAAATAGGATGCCGCGACGTGTGGCTGGTGTGCGTGCCCGGCTGCGACCGGGTGGCCTGAAGGTCAAACAGGGGCGTCCGCCTTGGTTGCCAAGGTTCAAAAGAATTGACGACACGGCGCTCCGGGGCTTTTACATAAACCAGGCAAAGCGCGCCGGCGGCGCCCAAAACCGCCCGCAAGCCTCCCTGGAATCGCGCCAAACCCCTTGCGGCACGCTGCGGGCCGTTTCACGGATTTGAAAAAAAATCCGATCCCTTGCTTTTCGAGTCCCTTCCTCTCCCCGCTTCGGGAGAACCTATGGAATTCTCGACCATATTCATGGGAATTGTGGGCGTGGGACTCGGTCTGCCGGCCGGTTACTACCTCGACAAATGGATTTCCCAAAAAACCCTCAACGAGGCCAAAAGCCTGTCCGACCGCATCCTGGACGAAGCCCGCAAGGAAGCCTCCGCCCATAAGAAGGAAGTCGTTCTGGCCGCCCAGGACGAACTGTTCCGCCAGAAGCAGGAGCTGGAAAAGGAGTTCCGCGACAAGATTGCTTCCGTGGAGGACAAGGAGGAGCAGGTGCTGCGCCGTCGTGAGCGCCTGGAGGAAAAGCAGGAGCTGATCGTCCAGAAGGAATCCGAAATGCTGGCCACGGAAAAGCGCCTGACCGCCAAGGAGCGCGAGCTCGACGAGAAGGGCGAGGAACTTTCCCGGCTGGCCGTCGAACACGACAAGCGGCTCCAGGAGATTTCCGGGCTGACCATGGAGGAGGCCAAAAAGCGGCTCATGGACGAAATCGAGTCCAAGACCCGCCACGAGGCCGCCCGCATGATCCGCCAGATCGAGACCGAGGCCAAGGAAACGGCGGACAAAAGCGGCAAGAAGATCCTGGCGCTCGCCATCCAGCGCTATGCCGGCGATTTCGTGGCCGAGCAGACCGTCACCGCCGTGACGCTGCCGTCCGAAGAGATGAAAGGCCGCATCATCGGCCGCGAGGGCCGCAACATCCGCGCCCTGGAAGCCGCCACCGGCGTGGACCTCATCATCGACGACACGCCCGAGACCGTCATCCTTTCCGCCTTTTCGCCGCTCAAACGCCAGATCGCCAAGATGGCCCTGGAACGGCTCATCACCGACGGCCGCATCCATCCCGCCCGCATCGAGGACATCGTCCACAAGTGCGAGCAGGAACTCGACGTCAAGGTGCGCGAAATCGGTGAGCAGGCCACCTTCGACACCGGCGTCCACGGCATCCATCCCGAGCTCGTGCGCCTTCTCGGCCAGCTCCAGTACCGCACCAGCTATTCCCAGAACGTGCTCCAGCACTCCCTGGAAGTGGCCTCTCTGGCCGGCATCATGGCCGCCGAACTGAACCTCGACGTCAAGCGGGCCAAGCGGGCCGGGCTGCTGCACGATATCGGCAAGGCCGTGGACCACGAGATCGAAGGCCCCCATGCCCTTATCGGCGCGGACCTGGCCAAGAAATACGGCGAACCCGGCGACATCCTCCACGCCATCCAGGCCCACCACGAGGACGTGCCGCCCAAGTCCGTTCTGGCGACCCTGGTCCAGGCGGCGGACAGCCTTTCCGGCGCGCGTCCCGGCGCGCGCAAGGAGCTGCTTGAAAGCTACGTCAAGCGCCTGGAGGAGCTCGAGAACCTGGCCACGGACTTCGACGGCGTGTCCAAGGCCTACGCCATCCAGGCCGGCCGCGAGATCCGGGTCATGGTCGATTCCGAGAACGTGGACGACGACAAGACGTTTCTTTTGTGCAAGGACATTGCCAAGCGCATCGAGGACAACCTGACCTACCCCGGCCAGATCCGGGTCACGGTCATCCGCGAGAAGCGGGCTGTCGGCTTCGCCAAATAGGCGGGCTTTTTCGTGTCGGGGGCGCGTAAGCGCCCCCTTTGTTTTGCGGCATCGAAAATACGTCGGCAAGCCGCGGTCCATGGACACGCCCGATCCCCGCGCCCAGGCGGACGCGGCCGGCGTTGCGGGCGAGATTCTCCGACCCCGGCCGAAGGGAGCGGCCCGCCGCATGCGCATTCTTTTTCTGGGCGATATCGTCGGCCGGCCGGGCAGAAGCATCGTCTTCGAACGGTTGGGCCAGGTCCGGCGCGACCTGTCCCTCGATCTGGTCGTCGCCAACGGCGAAAACGCCTCGGGCGGCATCGGACTGACGGCCAAGGCGGCCCGGCAGTTGCTTGACGCCGGCATCGACGTCCTGACCGGCGGCAACCATATCTTCCGCCACAAGGACATCCTGCCGGTGTTCGCGAGCGA is part of the Solidesulfovibrio fructosivorans JJ] genome and harbors:
- the glmU gene encoding bifunctional UDP-N-acetylglucosamine diphosphorylase/glucosamine-1-phosphate N-acetyltransferase GlmU, producing MNERIGALILAAGKGTRMKSDAPKVLKTLLGEPMLWYGERAMAALLGERVLTVIGHRAEAVEAAFPDLAGRFVLQAEQLGTGHALSVAMPRLVDEGYTHVLVANGDAPLVTAESLGAFIKEALDAAADVAFVSIELPDPGAYGRVVRQGGGVRIVEAKDYDTSRDGPATGEINAGVYLLRLEAIAPLLAKLRNDNKNGEYYITDLVALGAEAGLAVLAVNRGDDPAYLGINSPRELVAAEEALRRRIVDAHLDAGVVVRAAEAVRIGPRVTIAPGVELCGPLELYGDTSLAAGVTVWSHCVLARAAIGENVTLHSFCHLQDARVAAGCQVGPYARLRPGARLLEGAKIGNFVEMKKSTLGPGAKASHLTYLGDADVGAEANIGAGTITCNYDGVNKHKTVIGAHAFIGSNSALVAPVTIGDGALVGAGSVITSNVPDGALALGRGRQVTKPRK
- the rny gene encoding ribonuclease Y, with protein sequence MEFSTIFMGIVGVGLGLPAGYYLDKWISQKTLNEAKSLSDRILDEARKEASAHKKEVVLAAQDELFRQKQELEKEFRDKIASVEDKEEQVLRRRERLEEKQELIVQKESEMLATEKRLTAKERELDEKGEELSRLAVEHDKRLQEISGLTMEEAKKRLMDEIESKTRHEAARMIRQIETEAKETADKSGKKILALAIQRYAGDFVAEQTVTAVTLPSEEMKGRIIGREGRNIRALEAATGVDLIIDDTPETVILSAFSPLKRQIAKMALERLITDGRIHPARIEDIVHKCEQELDVKVREIGEQATFDTGVHGIHPELVRLLGQLQYRTSYSQNVLQHSLEVASLAGIMAAELNLDVKRAKRAGLLHDIGKAVDHEIEGPHALIGADLAKKYGEPGDILHAIQAHHEDVPPKSVLATLVQAADSLSGARPGARKELLESYVKRLEELENLATDFDGVSKAYAIQAGREIRVMVDSENVDDDKTFLLCKDIAKRIEDNLTYPGQIRVTVIREKRAVGFAK
- a CDS encoding cell division protein ZapA, which codes for MPSYNVSILGFELSFKTDARERRVESARELVEQRCNNMLKAGGKTLGKEKLLAYVALGLADDVLMSNQRLTDLETRVGALLTKID
- the zapB gene encoding cell division protein ZapB, translated to MDIFDTLEQRVEELVALKKALEEENATLRAEVARLSEEKKAVAERIDGLLAKLQVELEP